The sequence TCGACATAGGCCGACGTCGGGTTCGCGGCCATATAGTCGAGAAGCCCGCCCCGCCGCGCCTGCCGGACCAGCGGCACCTGGCCCAGCACCACCCGCCGCGTCCCGGCGGAAAGCTCCTCGACCGAACGGAAAACCTTGCTTCGTCCTTCGAGGACGAGGCTCGCGAGGGCGGCGAGAAGGAGCCCCACAATGCCGGCGCCCGCTGACGCGCCCACCAGATTGGGCTTCGTCGGATCCGGGTCCGCGATCGCCGCGCTCAGGATGCGCGCATCGGGCTGGAACATGCCGGACTGGACCGAGGTCTCCTTCAGGCGGGACAGGAAATACTCATAGAGCTGCCGGGTCGCTTCGACCTCGCGCGTCCTTTGTTGCAGCTCGATCATTTCCGCCGAGCGCTGGCCATAGTCGCGGTCGAGCGCGGCGGAGGATTCTATGAGATTAGCCAGTTGCTCAATGAGCGTATCACGCCGCAGGTCCAACTGTCCGAGCGTGGCATCGCGTGCGATATCGAAGGCTCTGGCGTCCAAAGCGGACAGGCGGGCGAAGGTCTGGCGTGCCAGTGCTGTGTCGGTCGGAAACGCGCTCAGGTCGCCGGGGCCGGTCAGCGCACGCAACGCGAGGATCAGACGGACCAGCTCGTCGACCGCGGTCCGTGTTTCGGAAATGCGGTCGCGCAGGAGCTTGCCCTGCGCCTCGGTCGCGGCAAGGGTTTCGGGACTGAGCGCGCCGATCTCGGCACTGAAGCGCGACAGCGCCTGTTCCCCCTGCACGAGCTCACGGCGCAGGTCCGCCACCTTCTCGCCCAGCCAGGCCGCCGCGCGGTCGGTGGCGGCCACCTTGTAGCCCACCTGGTCCTCGATATAGGTCCCGGCGACCGCATTCGCGATCTCGGCGGCACGAGCGGGGTCGGGAGACGTGGCGTCGATGTGCAGAACAAAGGTGTCGACGGGATTGGAGACGGTCACGGCAAGCGCCAGCCGTTCGAGGACGACGGCCTCGACCTGCTCCGGTGTCTGATCGTCGCGATGGCCGCCTGCCATCCATCGGGCGATCGGCCCCGGCACGACCAATGCGGGGTTGAAATCCGGGTCCCGCGCGAGGTCCAGCGTCTTGGCTACCTGCCCGAGGAGCTCGGTGCTCATGATGACTTCCATTTCGGTGTTGATCGCGCTGTCCCCGCCGGCAAAGGCCGACAGGACCGAGCCAAGCTCCAGCATGCTCGATTGACGCTGATCGACGACCAGTTCCGCGCGCGCGCTGTAGGTCGGCGTCACGACCATGCGCACCAGCCCGAAGGTCACGCCCGCGGTGCCCAGCATCGCCGCCAGCAAGACCAACCTGCGACGCCAGAGGACGGCGGCGATGTCCCAGATGTCGATCATGTCGTCGCGCAGCTCGGGCCCGATGATGTCTTGTCGCATGGCGGCATCCTGTCTAGTTTAAAAACACGCTCTGGTTGCGTTCCAACTGGGGGTAGTTCCCTTAAGCCGAAGGGATAGAACCGAGATACCCATGTCCATACACGAAAGAATCTCTTCGCGAAACTCTCCCTTAGCGTGTGTCTCTGCTGACGGCGGGCGGCGTGAGGGGGTCTTGCTCCTCTCGACTGCCGACTGGGACAACCCGTTCTGGACCAACAAGCAGCACGTCGCCCTCGAACTCGCCCGGCGCGGGCATCCGGTGCTCTATGTGGATTCCATCGGGCTGCGGGCGCCCACCCTGACCGGACGGGACATCAGGCGGATCTGGGACCGCCTGAAGCGCGGGTTTCGACCGCCCCGGCGCGTGCGCGATAACCTCTGGGTCTGGTCCCCGCTTGTCCTGCCGTTTCAGGACCGCGCGCTGGTGCGGCGTCTGAACCGTATGGTGCTGGGCCTCGGGTTGCGGGTCTGGCCGCGGATTTTGGGGTTTTCGCCAAGGCTCCTGTGGACCTACTCGCCCCTAACAACGCGATACCTCGATCCGGATCGGTTCGGGGTCACGGTCTACCACGCAGTGGATGATATCGCCGCACAGCCCGGTATGCCGGCGGACCTCATCCGGAGGGGCGAGGCCACACTCTGTGCCGCCGCAGACATCGTCTTTACCACGGCCCGCGACATTCAGCGCCGACTGGAACCGCACAATCCGCGCACCCATTACTTTTCGAATGTCGCGGATTTCGACCATTTCAACCGCGCGGTGGCCTCCGACACGCGCGTGCCCGAAGACCTGCTTCGGATCGCTGGGCCGCGTATCGGCTTCATCGGTGCCATCTCGAGCTACAAGCTCGACTTCGGGCTCATCGCCGCGCTCGCACGGGCGCGGCCTGATTGGTCCTTCGTCTTCATCGGTGCGGTCGGCGAGGGTGATCCCCTGACCGACGTCAGCGAAGTGAGCGCCATCCCGAACATCCACCTCCTTGGCGCGCGGGCCTATGACAGCCTTCCTGCCTATCTCAAGGGGATGGACGTGACGATCCTGCCGAACCGGCTCAACGACTACACGCGCGGCATGTTTCCGATGAAGTTCTTCGAGTATCTCGCGTCAGGGAGGCCGGTCGTCTCGGTGCCCTTGCCGGCGCTCGAGGACTACGGCCATGTCGCGGCCTTCGCGCCGGATGCGCCCGCCTTCGTTGCCTGCATCGAGGAGGCACTCGGCGGGTGTTGTCCCGCTCTGGAGGTGCGACTGGATGCGGCGCGGGAGCAAACCTACGCGCGCCGGACCAAGCGGATGATGGACTTGGTCGAGACGGTCTTACGCCCCGGTCCGCCTTCTCAGGCATAGAAACGGCGAAGCCCCGGAACCCGGGTCAACACGGGCCCTGCCGCCTCACGGAGCGGCGGCGCAACCTGAAGCAGGCAGAGCCAGAGCGCAAGGCTGGCCACCATCGTGGCAAGAAGGGAAGGGAGGGCGAGCGACAGAATGCCTTGTAGTCCCACGCCGAGCCCGAGCCACGGCACGAGCCGGATCGCTTCTCCCGACAAACTGTGGGCGCGCAGCGCAAAGACCAGCATGACCAGCCCGTAGGTGGCCAGCCCGATCCCGATCGTCGCGGGGCCGGCCACTTGCCATAGCGCAAGGTTCACCATGATGTTCGCCGCCGATGCGAGCACCGTGATGCGCAGCGCTTCGCCGTTGCGAAGCTGCGCGTTCAAGGCCTTGATCAGATAGTAGGCGGGCGTCGTCGCCCCGATGGCATATCCGATCCAGCGCAGGATATTCGCCGTGATCTCGACCGACCGGGCATCGAAAGCGCCCCGGGCATAGACCAGTCGTACGATCCCGGTCGCTTCCAATCCGATGAAGATCCCGATGGGGACCGTGAAGACCACCATCGCGCGCAGCGTCGCGGCGACATGGGTCCGCATCGCGGTGCCGTTGTCCCCTCCGAAGCGCGACAGGGTCAGGACCCCGAGCGGGATTGCGACAAGCTGGATCGTCGTCTCTGCGATGAAACGGGCGTAGTCCACAGCCGGGATCACAGCCGTGCCCAGCCAGGACGACACCATCCGCTCAACCAAAACGTTGGTTTGTGCGGCGAGCGGCAGCCCCAGAAGCGGCAGGACCGTCACGGCGAAGCGGCGAAACACCCGCCACAGCGGGCGAAGTGCCGGTCTGATCGGCAGCATCCGGTCGAGACGACACAATTGGACGGCGGTCCAGACGAAGAACAGGACATGCCCGGCCAGCACGCCGCCGGCCAGCCAGATGTCCACGCCAAAGTAAACGGCCAGTGCGGCCCCGGAGATCGCGCCGATGTTCAGAAGCGATGGCCGCCACGCGATGGCCCCGAAGCGTCCGTAGGCGGTTTCGAGATAGGAGAGGAGCCCGGCCAGCACATAGAATGGTGTGGCGAGCGCCATGATCCGCAGAAGCCGGGCCGCGAGCCCGAGCGCTTCGGCACTGGCTCCCGGCGCGATGACCCTTGCGACGGACGCCGCAAAGAGAAAGAGCCCGGTGGTGATGACGGCTGACACGACCAGCGCATAGAGCACCGCCGACAGTACCAGAAGGCGCGGCCCCTCGGGGTCGTCTTCGGTCTGCAGTCGCCTGTAGAGCGGCAGGAGCCCCGCCGACAGCGTGTCGCCGATGATCGCATGGGTGGGCAGAAGAAAGGCCGTCTGTCCGATGCGAAAGGCTGCAGCGGTATCACTCGTGCCGAACCACGCCGCAAAAAGCAGCTCGCGGGCAAAGGCGATCACTTTCGACCCCAGGTTGCCGACCGCGATCGACAGGACGGACTTGTTCAACGTGTTTTCTCTTGCCGAGTATCTACCTAAGGTTGCATACACTGCGATACGGTTGAGCGCCACAACATTGGCGTCAGGACGGAAAAACCTGGCTTTCCCAACCTTAAGTGGCCTGCTGCGTCCCCTTACCTCGTCGGCGGTTGGACATAGGTTTCGCGCACTTCGTCGTAGATCTTTTCGAGCGCGGCAGTCTGGGTTCTGATATTGAAATGCTGCTCCACCCGGCGACGGGCGGCCAGCCCCATCCTGCGTCTGCAACCCTCATCGGCCAGAAGCGACGAGAGATGCGTGGCGAGTCCTACCACATCCCGCTCCGGGGCAAGGAGCCCGGTTTCGCCCGACACGACCGCTTCCGTGATCCCGCTCGAGGCAAAGCCGACCACGGGCACTCCTGTCGCGCCGGCCTCCGTCACCACGGTCGGCAGCCCCTCGCGGTCGCCGTCGCGCGCGGTCACGCTCGGAACGGCAAGGATCGCGCTCTCCCGGACGAGGTCCAGCACTTGTGCGTGGGGCAGATGGCCGAGGAAGCGAACCGCATGAGTAACGCCGAGCTCGCCCGCAAGCCGCTCGAGCGGCCGGCGGAGCGGCCCGTCGCCGACGATGGTCAGCCGGGCCTCGGGATGATCGGCCAACACCTGCGCCAGCGCCAAGAAAAGATAACGCGTGCCCTTCTTCTCCACGAGCCGCCCTATATGCAGGATCGAGCCGGGCCCCCCCGCATCGCTGCGCGGCGCAAGCCGATCGACGTCCATGCCGATGACGTGCACGCGCAGCTTCTCGGCGGGGAACCCCCGCGCGAGGGCAGCGTGCCGGATCGCCTCGGAGACGCAGAGGAACAGGTCGCCGTGGCGTTGCAGGGCGGCACGATGCAGGACGCCGTTGACGAGCGCCGGACGCCCCGACAACAGGAGGGCCCGGTCGGTACGGGTGACGTCGAAGCCGTGCAGCGTGGTGACGAGCGGCACGCCCAACCGGCGGGCCACCCCCAGTGCATAGACGGCGTCGATGGCGAAATGCGCGTGCAGGACGGAAGGGGCGAAGGGCTGGAGCCCGGCGACATAGTGGCGGGGGTCCCGCAGGACCACCCGCCGCGTCCCACCCCACACCGACTTATCGGGCGGCATGACGCAGTCGCCGCAGGGACGCTCGCCAAAGATGGTCCGGCCCGTGAAGACGGGGCGGTAGCGGGTCATGCCACAGGCCTGCGCGGCAATGAACCCCTCCGATCCCTTGAAGAGCTGCAGTCGGAAGATGGCCGCGGTGAGCGGCGTGCGGTCGTTCAATCGGTGCTCCTGACAGCGACACTCGCCCAGCCGAGGAACAGGGCGAAAATGACCTGTAGACGTGCCTCTTCGAAAAAGATCACGTTCTCGCCCATGCTGTGAAAGGTCAGGGCGAGGCCGGCGAAGATCATGAAGACTCCGAACTGAGCGGCCGCGGGATCGCGCTTGCGAGCGAGGCCGAAGGCGAGCCGGAAGAAGGCCGCGAAGATCGCGACATAGGCCGCCAGCAGCGCGAGCCCACCCTGGCTCCACCCGTAGATGAACGTGTTGTGCGGCGGGAAATCCGCCTTGATCCCGATGCCTGAGAGGCGACTTCCATAGCTCGCGAATGCCTCGGCCCAACCGCCGAACCCGTGACCGAGCAGCGGGTGATCGAGGAACTCCTGCCACGCAAAGGCAAAGAGGACGCCGCGACGCATCGCGTTGATCCCCGCGTCAGCTCCGATCTCGGATCGTGCTGCCACGCCCGCGAGCAGGGCGACAATCCCGGCGGCCATCGTCAGGAACAATATAGCTTCCGATGCCGAGCGAAGCGACCTTGGCCGCGATGTGTAGCGGCGAAAGATCAGGGCCAGCATGAGGAACAGGGTGACGACGGCGAGGGCAGCCTTCGATCCCGATGCGACGATGGCGGCGCCGTGGAGAACCGACACCACGCTCCAGAGCGCCTTGCGCGTCACGTAGGGGCGCAGGGCGAGGCTCGCGAAGAGAAGCGCTTCGGAATACATCGCGCCGATGTTGCCGTTCAGGAACAAGCCGCCGGCCTTGGTCGGGTCCTTGATGTTGTTGGCATTCGTCGTGAGGTGCTCCGCCAGCGCGTTCTGACCGATCAGGAGTCTTGCGATCCCGCTGTGCAGGAAACGGTCTTCGACACCCGGCGCGAGCCGGAACGTGATCACGAGCAGCGCATGGGCGAGGCCCCCGATGATGACAAGTTTCAGGGCAAAGAGTCCTGCCGCAGGTTGCAGGGCGACGACATAACGGAAGGCGGCGAAGATGCCGAACCCGGCGGTGATATAAAGCGCCGAGCGCAGGGCGAGCATGGGATCGGGCGACCAAAGAGCCGCCGTCAAAGTTAGTGTAACGAGCGCGGCGTATGCGAGAGACACGCCGTCGATCTGCACCCGCCCGGACAAGATGCCCAGAAGCATGATCAGGGTGAGCCCGCTGTTGACGAGAAAGGCGGCTGAGAGATGAACGCCGGCGACCGGCAGTAGGAAAAGCTGCACCACGCTCAGGATCACGCCGGCAGCAAGCAGCGTCTTGACGAGGCGAAAGGTCTTGAGCGCTCCTGCCGATGGAGCAAGATCGGCCTCACACCGCCGGGTCGTAGCCTCAATGGATGCCAAGCGGTCGCTCCTTTTCTGGCCTGTTGTTAGCGGGCGAAAAGTTGGCCGACAAGACGGAGCGACAGAAAGGCGCAGGGGCGGGTGCAAGCGGTCAGCTGCCCCCCGGCCGGCGATGGTTCGGGCCGGGGGCGAGTTTGGGTCTCAGACCTGCCAGCAGTCGAGCGAGTCGAGCCAGCAGGTGCCGACGAAGCCCTCGGACTTGAGCCCGACGCGCATCCGCGACGCGCCCGCAGGCACCGAGATGACCGCGCCCTTCTGATGGTAGCTTGCGACGGTCGAAACAGGCGTCGACACACGGGTTTCGCTCACGATAACGTCCGAGGCATCGCGGAACTCGGCCCAGAGCGAGACGGCGCCCGCCGTGTGCGTTTCGACCATGACCATGCCACGCAGCAATTGTTTGCGTCCGGGCGTCACGGGAAGGCTCTGGTAGAGGAGCGGGCTCGTCCCGTCGCCGTCGAACCGAAGAGCCGAAGCGCCCGTCTGTGCGGTGTCACCGATGCCCAGACGCCAGCTTGGTGCCGGCTGGCTGCCAGAGAGCCCGGGCTCCGGAGCCGCCGCGAGGTAGAGTTTCGGCAGATCGAGCGCGATGATCGCATCGACGGGCACCCCAGCGGTGAAGGCCACACAGAACGATGCCTGGACCGCAGCCGTGGCCGGGTTGGCGATGGTCCGAGTGACCCGGCGAGTATGATGGACCGGATCGGTCGGGCAGGGGTCGTTCACGGACTCCAGCCATTCCCCGCTCGCGCCACGTTCCACGACCGTGAGGTTAGGGATAACCCCCGTCGCCTTGAGTGCCTGCACGCCGCAAGAGAGCGTCCAACTCTGACCCTTGCGGGTCGGGATGGCTGCGGCGCCGTTGAAGTAATAGCCGAAGTCCCCGCCCGAGACCGGCGTCCCCGTGAAGGACAGGAGGAGCCTCGGACCTGACCGGTCGAAGTCGAGGTTCGTTGTGAAGTTCACACCCCCCGGCAGGCTGCCGCGCTGGGACCATCCGGTCGGACGCGTGCCTGGCGTCCCGGCGACGGCACCTGCGAGACTGCTGTTCAAAGCCCCGGCGAAGGCCCGGTCTACGCTCCATCCGGCCAATCCCTCGTCGAAGCTCCCGTTCCGGATCAGCGATGTCGCTTTGCACAGGGCGGGCGTCATGTCGCCTTGCGCTTGGGGATCCACGTTGTCGAGCAGGACGGTGGGCTTGCCGGACAGGACCTTGACCAGCGCCGATGCGGGGTTGCCGAAGCGGTGCCAGGCAGTATCGCGCAGGGCAACCATCGCACGATCGCCCGAGACCTCGATGAACGTAGGACGTCCCTCGGGGCTTTCCGGCACCGGGCCAAAGGGGCCGCCGGTGACGACGGACCCGGTCAACAGGAACTTGGGACCCTCGTAACCGATGGTGTGCGCGACGCTCACCATCGGGTGGTCGTTGTTGTTCTCGAGATGGACGCCATGCCCTGCGAAAGCGCCAGATTGCAGGTCGACCAGACGGTCGCAGTAATCGAAGCTGACGCCATAGGCCTGAATGTCCGGGTTGGCTTCCTTCGGAACCCGGAGCGCGACGGCGGTGCCGGTCGTGTTGCGGCAGTCATGGATGACTCCTCCGAACAGTGCGATATTCTCGCCCGCGTTGGTGACCGTATCGACGAGCATCCCCGCCGACCAACAGTTCGACACGGTGAAGTCCCGAAGCCGGTTGAGCCAGGTCTGGTTGCCCAGCGTGATCCCGTTGCGAAACCCCGTGACGGTGCAGCCCTCGAGCCCGAAATGTGCGGTGTGTCCGGCTGCCATGCCGTCGGGGCGCCCGATCTGTATGCCGTCGAGCATGCGGGCCTCGGACCCGGGGCCTTCCAGCCGGAGCCCGACGATCGGAAAATCCCCGTTGCGAAGCCAGGGTGCGTCGGGAACCAGCCGGATCGCGCATCCCGCGCTGTCGTCGATCCCCCGCGCGTCGAGCGTGGCGCCCCGGAAGTCCAGCGCGACCTTGCCCAGCTTGATGTCGAGGCGCTCCGTGAGAAGATACGTGGTTCCCGCCTCACCGACGATGGTTCCTCCGGTCGCCGCAAGCGCGGTGATGGCGCGCTCCATGACCGTATTGAACCCCTCCCCGGCCACGATCCCGAAGGCTTCGAGCGGCACCCTGTCTCCCATGGCCTTCAGTCGCAGACCGCCGGGCGTTTCGATGTGGAAATCGGGATCATCCTGCGGCACCACCAGAAACACGGTGGCCCCTGCCGTGATGGCAGTGCCGGCAGGGAAGAAGCTCGCAGGGCGCGTGTCCGTCATCAGGCGGGCAAACGTGGGCAGGGGCGTCGTCGGATGCAGCCAGGCCTGAGCACCGGTGGCAGGCAGGTCCACGACACTGCCTGACAGGGGCGCGATCCCGTCCGTCGTCCGGATCACGAAGGTTCCCTCGTCACAGACCGCCACGTCGCCTTCGGTCCAGTCGGACCGGGCCTGCATCTCTGCGCGGGTCGCGAGATGCTGGACATGCCGGGCGCTCATGTCATCGAGCACCGATTTCAACTGATTTCCGGTCATGGGCAGGGCGGGGACGAGGACGGACATCGGGGGCTCCATGGATTGCTGGCTGGCGACCGAACCGTGCTATTCACGCCCTAACCGATCTGAAATCGACCGCTCGCTCCGAGAAATTCACCGACCGGTGGGTCGGAAAAGACTTGATCGGCGCTTGCAAACATGCCCAACTGCGAGAACCGGGGCGGGAGGACGGCCCGGATCAAAATTAGGTGTTGCGTATAACCGTTATGCCTAATAACAATTTCCACACGCTTTGCCCCAGCTCTTGTTCACAGTGAAACCGAGGAAATTTCAGTGGAAACATGTGGCAATATATGGCAGAAGGCGATGAGATAGTGGCAATATAGTGCCACATCTGGTCAAGGGAGGAGAATCATGACCAAACGCACGACCCTTATGGGTCTGGCCGCTGGCGCGGCTGTGATCGCGCTTACCGCCGGATCGGCTTTCGCTCAGGAAGTCACGCTCAAGCTGCACCAGTTCCTGCCTGCGCAGGCCAACGTGCCGAAAGACGTTCTCGACGTCTGGGCCGACAATGTCGAAAAAGATTCGGAAGGCCGGATCAAGGTCGAACGCTATGCCGCGATGGCGCTGGGCGGCACGCCGCCCGAGCTGATCGACCAGGCGATCGACGGGATCGCCGACGTGGTCTGGACCGTCGTGGGCTATACCCCCGGCCGTTACCCGACCACCGAAGTGTTCGAGCTGCCTTTCATGGTCTCCGACGCCCGCGCGGCGTCCTGCGCCTATTCGAAGATGTTTGATACCCACATGAAGGACGGCGAGTTCTCTGACGTCCACATCATCGGTACCTGGGTCCATGGTCCCGGCATGTTCCACACCGCCGAGCCGGTGACGGTTCCCGCCGACCTCGAAGGCATGAAGATCCGCGGCGGCTCGCGCCTCGTGAACGACCTGCTCACCCGCGTCGGCGCCGAGCCGATCGGCATGCCGGTCCCGGCGGTTTCCGAAGCGCTCTCCAAGGGCGTGATCGACGGCACGACCATTCCGTGGGAAGTGACCTACGCGCTCAAGGTTCCGGAACTGGTGACCAACCACACCGAGTTCGAAGGCCCCGCGCTTTACAACCTCACCTTCGTGCTCGCCATGAACAAGGGCGTCTACGAAGGCCTGTCCGACGAGAACAAGGCCGTGATCGACGCCAACTCCGGCCTCGAGTTCTCGGTCTTCGCCGGCGGCACCCAGGCCGACGCCGATGGCCCGGCTCGTCAGGTCGCCGTGGATCTTGGCAACAACATCATCACCGTTTCGGAAGAAGATGCGAAAGCCGCCTGGGATCCGATCGTAAACCCGATCTACGAAGAGTGGGCCGGTTCCATGGAAAACGGCCAGGCCCTAATCGACGAAGCCCGGACGCTGATGGACGAATGCGCGGCCGACATGGCCAACATCGACACCTACGGCGCTCACTGAATCTTCGCGCGCGGCGGGATCCCTGCCGCGCGCTTTTCTGATCTCTAGAAGACCAGAGTGACCCCATGAACCACTTCTTTCTGACCCTGTCGCGTCTGCTGGCCATCGCGGGCGGGTTCGTTCTCAGCATCCTGATCCTGATCGTCGTGGTCTCGATCGTGGGCCGCGAAACCGGTCTGGGCGCGATCAAGGGCGACTACGAGCTGGTCGAGGCAGGCATGGCCTTCGCCATCTTCGCCTTCCTGCCCTATGCCCATCTGACAGGCGCGCATGCCACCGTGGACATCTTCACCGACTGGCTCGGAGATCGGTCCCAACGCCTGCTCTCGGTCGTGATCGACGCGGTCTTCGCGGTCGTCCTCATCATCATCGCATGGAAACTCTACGACGGCATGCTGTCCAAGCTGTCGTCTGGCCAGACCACGCTGCTTCTGCAATTCCCTGTCTGGTGGTCCTATGTGCCTGCGTCCATCGCGGCCGTGATCGGTGCCGTGGTCGGCCTCTGGCACGCCGGTGTGCGCGTAGCCGAGGCCGTGACGGGCAAGACGATCGCCGCCGAGGGGGGCGAAGCATGACCAACATCGAAATCGGCCTCTGGTCGTTCCCGGCTCTCATGCTGCTCATCTTCTTGCGCGTGCCGATCGGGCTCGCCATGTTCCTCGCGGGCTTCGTGGGGCTGGGCGTCATCAACGGCGGTTTCGAGATCGCGCTCGCGCGACTGAAGACCGAAACCTTCACCACCTTCTCGTCCTATTCCCTGTCCATCGTGCCGATGTTCCTCCTGATGGGGCATTTCGCGACGCTGGGCGGCATGAGCCAGGCGCTTTTCAAGGCTGCCGAAAGCTGGATCGGACACAAGCGGGGCGGGGTCGCCATGGCCGCCATCGGCGCCTGCGCGGGCTTCGGCGCGATCTGCGGCTCGTCGCTCGCGACCGCCGCCACCATGGGGCGCGTCGCTCTTCCCGAATTGCGCAAATATGGCTATGCCGGCGGGTTTTCCACCGCGACGCTGGCCGCCGGCGGCACCCTTGGCATCCTCATCCCGCCCTCTGTCGTGCTGGTGATCTATGCCATCCTCGCCGAGCAGAACATCGCCAAACTTTTTGCCGCCGCGCTGATCCCCGGCCTCCTCGCGGCCTTCGGCTACATGATCGTGATCTCGATCTACGCACGCGTGAACCCGGAAAGCGCCGGTGTACGTGATCCGGTTCCGATGGCGGAGCGGTTCCGTGCGATGTTCGCGGTCTGGCCCGTGATCATCGTCTTCGGCGCCGTGGTCGGTGGCATCTACGGCGGGCTCTTCACCCCGACCGAAGGGGCTGCGGTCGGTGCGCTCGGGACCGGGATCATCGCCTTTTTC is a genomic window of Maritimibacter sp. DP1N21-5 containing:
- a CDS encoding TRAP transporter substrate-binding protein translates to MTKRTTLMGLAAGAAVIALTAGSAFAQEVTLKLHQFLPAQANVPKDVLDVWADNVEKDSEGRIKVERYAAMALGGTPPELIDQAIDGIADVVWTVVGYTPGRYPTTEVFELPFMVSDARAASCAYSKMFDTHMKDGEFSDVHIIGTWVHGPGMFHTAEPVTVPADLEGMKIRGGSRLVNDLLTRVGAEPIGMPVPAVSEALSKGVIDGTTIPWEVTYALKVPELVTNHTEFEGPALYNLTFVLAMNKGVYEGLSDENKAVIDANSGLEFSVFAGGTQADADGPARQVAVDLGNNIITVSEEDAKAAWDPIVNPIYEEWAGSMENGQALIDEARTLMDECAADMANIDTYGAH
- a CDS encoding polysaccharide biosynthesis tyrosine autokinase — protein: MRQDIIGPELRDDMIDIWDIAAVLWRRRLVLLAAMLGTAGVTFGLVRMVVTPTYSARAELVVDQRQSSMLELGSVLSAFAGGDSAINTEMEVIMSTELLGQVAKTLDLARDPDFNPALVVPGPIARWMAGGHRDDQTPEQVEAVVLERLALAVTVSNPVDTFVLHIDATSPDPARAAEIANAVAGTYIEDQVGYKVAATDRAAAWLGEKVADLRRELVQGEQALSRFSAEIGALSPETLAATEAQGKLLRDRISETRTAVDELVRLILALRALTGPGDLSAFPTDTALARQTFARLSALDARAFDIARDATLGQLDLRRDTLIEQLANLIESSAALDRDYGQRSAEMIELQQRTREVEATRQLYEYFLSRLKETSVQSGMFQPDARILSAAIADPDPTKPNLVGASAGAGIVGLLLAALASLVLEGRSKVFRSVEELSAGTRRVVLGQVPLVRQARRGGLLDYMAANPTSAYVESIRNLRTSVLMQSEGRPPQVILVSSALPGEGKSTVSFALAQNLAGMGKKVLLVEGDMRRRIFAEFFDLAGHDIGLRAAIDTPEARERSITTVGRFGFDVLPSETDEASPADLLSSDGLGRLLDRLRSDYDHVIVDCPPVLVVPDARIMARLVDAILVVVRWDATKAGQVAGVIDAFESVRGAPEPGLVLNQCDPAGMRRYGMADSYGAYGTYGSQYYRAS
- a CDS encoding glycosyltransferase; this translates as MLLSTADWDNPFWTNKQHVALELARRGHPVLYVDSIGLRAPTLTGRDIRRIWDRLKRGFRPPRRVRDNLWVWSPLVLPFQDRALVRRLNRMVLGLGLRVWPRILGFSPRLLWTYSPLTTRYLDPDRFGVTVYHAVDDIAAQPGMPADLIRRGEATLCAAADIVFTTARDIQRRLEPHNPRTHYFSNVADFDHFNRAVASDTRVPEDLLRIAGPRIGFIGAISSYKLDFGLIAALARARPDWSFVFIGAVGEGDPLTDVSEVSAIPNIHLLGARAYDSLPAYLKGMDVTILPNRLNDYTRGMFPMKFFEYLASGRPVVSVPLPALEDYGHVAAFAPDAPAFVACIEEALGGCCPALEVRLDAAREQTYARRTKRMMDLVETVLRPGPPSQA
- a CDS encoding glycosyltransferase; the encoded protein is MNDRTPLTAAIFRLQLFKGSEGFIAAQACGMTRYRPVFTGRTIFGERPCGDCVMPPDKSVWGGTRRVVLRDPRHYVAGLQPFAPSVLHAHFAIDAVYALGVARRLGVPLVTTLHGFDVTRTDRALLLSGRPALVNGVLHRAALQRHGDLFLCVSEAIRHAALARGFPAEKLRVHVIGMDVDRLAPRSDAGGPGSILHIGRLVEKKGTRYLFLALAQVLADHPEARLTIVGDGPLRRPLERLAGELGVTHAVRFLGHLPHAQVLDLVRESAILAVPSVTARDGDREGLPTVVTEAGATGVPVVGFASSGITEAVVSGETGLLAPERDVVGLATHLSSLLADEGCRRRMGLAARRRVEQHFNIRTQTAALEKIYDEVRETYVQPPTR
- a CDS encoding TRAP transporter small permease → MNHFFLTLSRLLAIAGGFVLSILILIVVVSIVGRETGLGAIKGDYELVEAGMAFAIFAFLPYAHLTGAHATVDIFTDWLGDRSQRLLSVVIDAVFAVVLIIIAWKLYDGMLSKLSSGQTTLLLQFPVWWSYVPASIAAVIGAVVGLWHAGVRVAEAVTGKTIAAEGGEA
- a CDS encoding O-antigen ligase; the protein is MASIEATTRRCEADLAPSAGALKTFRLVKTLLAAGVILSVVQLFLLPVAGVHLSAAFLVNSGLTLIMLLGILSGRVQIDGVSLAYAALVTLTLTAALWSPDPMLALRSALYITAGFGIFAAFRYVVALQPAAGLFALKLVIIGGLAHALLVITFRLAPGVEDRFLHSGIARLLIGQNALAEHLTTNANNIKDPTKAGGLFLNGNIGAMYSEALLFASLALRPYVTRKALWSVVSVLHGAAIVASGSKAALAVVTLFLMLALIFRRYTSRPRSLRSASEAILFLTMAAGIVALLAGVAARSEIGADAGINAMRRGVLFAFAWQEFLDHPLLGHGFGGWAEAFASYGSRLSGIGIKADFPPHNTFIYGWSQGGLALLAAYVAIFAAFFRLAFGLARKRDPAAAQFGVFMIFAGLALTFHSMGENVIFFEEARLQVIFALFLGWASVAVRSTD
- the murJ gene encoding murein biosynthesis integral membrane protein MurJ; protein product: MNKSVLSIAVGNLGSKVIAFARELLFAAWFGTSDTAAAFRIGQTAFLLPTHAIIGDTLSAGLLPLYRRLQTEDDPEGPRLLVLSAVLYALVVSAVITTGLFLFAASVARVIAPGASAEALGLAARLLRIMALATPFYVLAGLLSYLETAYGRFGAIAWRPSLLNIGAISGAALAVYFGVDIWLAGGVLAGHVLFFVWTAVQLCRLDRMLPIRPALRPLWRVFRRFAVTVLPLLGLPLAAQTNVLVERMVSSWLGTAVIPAVDYARFIAETTIQLVAIPLGVLTLSRFGGDNGTAMRTHVAATLRAMVVFTVPIGIFIGLEATGIVRLVYARGAFDARSVEITANILRWIGYAIGATTPAYYLIKALNAQLRNGEALRITVLASAANIMVNLALWQVAGPATIGIGLATYGLVMLVFALRAHSLSGEAIRLVPWLGLGVGLQGILSLALPSLLATMVASLALWLCLLQVAPPLREAAGPVLTRVPGLRRFYA